One region of Synechococcus elongatus PCC 11801 genomic DNA includes:
- a CDS encoding serine/threonine-protein kinase, with amino-acid sequence MSPADPNLGRLLDQRYQLLALIGQGAMGRVYQARHIVLEGIVAIKLLSRSIADPRQQERFAEEARICAQLSQASPTIVRVTDYGLAEQQPYFVMEYLEGDTLKDLLLRGPIPLAQFLKITLAVADSLVQAHYGVESHGQRIPIIHRDIKPSNIFITKEGQIKLLDFGIAQRWQEAGDAEKQPFLGTLSYASPEQLNRQELDPRTDIYSLGVVMYQMLTGQLPVQAETLMNLNSWVEAHNRPIRPLREAAPLLNIPRSLQRLIETCLARDRNDRPQTAAEMVRVLAPLEERYQLADVLSDRLEGYLQKLPTASNDTDTEPAVSAEALCRLQSWPADKPCAQIVFPQMIRAGKLVVPSLWAMFPAAEIDAWRLNRLYLRTYRTFFCTLVPRPMLLWVTAIQGNRDQRLRWLKSYLELQQTGNQELLQAIALQRHYRILFFALEQPQRCAHVLDLKIDEHQAEQLRQWILQSSQLPRQGSVSASRQQLQEEFERKRPGLEALLQGSTGTLRSQ; translated from the coding sequence ATGTCACCTGCAGATCCCAATTTGGGACGCCTGCTCGACCAACGCTATCAACTCTTGGCCCTGATTGGACAAGGGGCCATGGGCCGCGTCTATCAAGCGCGCCACATCGTTTTGGAAGGGATTGTTGCGATCAAGCTGCTGAGCCGCAGTATTGCCGACCCACGCCAGCAGGAGCGCTTTGCCGAAGAGGCGCGCATCTGTGCTCAGCTCAGTCAGGCTAGCCCAACGATCGTGCGGGTAACTGACTACGGCTTAGCCGAGCAACAGCCCTACTTCGTCATGGAGTATCTCGAGGGCGACACCCTCAAGGACTTACTCTTGCGAGGGCCAATTCCCTTGGCGCAATTTCTGAAGATCACCTTGGCAGTCGCCGACAGTTTGGTACAAGCCCACTACGGGGTCGAAAGCCACGGACAGCGGATTCCGATCATTCATCGCGACATCAAACCCAGCAATATTTTCATCACCAAAGAAGGACAGATTAAACTCCTCGATTTTGGAATTGCCCAGCGCTGGCAAGAGGCTGGTGATGCCGAAAAGCAACCCTTCCTTGGCACCCTCTCCTATGCTTCGCCTGAGCAACTCAATCGCCAAGAACTCGATCCCCGCACCGACATCTATAGCTTGGGCGTGGTGATGTACCAGATGCTGACGGGACAGTTGCCCGTACAGGCTGAGACCTTGATGAACCTCAATAGCTGGGTTGAAGCGCATAATCGTCCGATTCGACCTTTGCGAGAGGCCGCACCGCTCCTCAACATCCCGCGATCGCTGCAACGGCTGATTGAGACTTGTCTCGCCCGCGATCGCAACGATCGCCCCCAGACTGCCGCCGAGATGGTGCGGGTACTGGCCCCCCTCGAAGAGCGCTATCAACTCGCCGATGTCCTCAGCGATCGCCTCGAAGGCTACCTCCAAAAACTACCCACGGCTAGCAACGATACCGACACGGAACCCGCGGTCTCTGCCGAAGCCCTCTGCCGGCTGCAGAGCTGGCCAGCGGATAAACCCTGCGCTCAAATTGTCTTTCCCCAGATGATTCGAGCCGGCAAACTGGTGGTGCCCAGTCTCTGGGCAATGTTTCCCGCTGCAGAAATCGATGCTTGGCGGCTCAATCGTCTCTATCTCCGCACCTATCGCACCTTCTTCTGTACCCTCGTTCCTCGACCCATGCTGCTCTGGGTCACGGCGATTCAAGGCAATCGGGATCAACGCTTGCGCTGGCTGAAAAGCTATTTGGAACTCCAGCAGACGGGCAATCAGGAGCTGTTGCAAGCGATCGCCCTCCAACGGCACTATCGCATTCTCTTTTTTGCCCTCGAACAACCCCAGCGCTGTGCCCACGTTTTAGATCTCAAGATTGATGAGCATCAAGCCGAGCAACTACGGCAGTGGATTCTGCAATCAAGCCAGCTGCCCCGACAGGGTTCGGTCAGTGCGAGTCGCCAGCAGTTGCAAGAGGAATTTGAACGGAAACGCCCCGGTTTAGAAGCCCTGCTCCAAGGCAGCACCGGCACCCTGCGCTCGCAATAG
- a CDS encoding glucose-1-phosphate adenylyltransferase: MKNVLAIILGGGAGSRLYPLTKQRAKPAVPLAGKYRLIDIPVSNCINADINKIYVLTQFNSASLNRHLSQTYNLSSGFGNGFVEVLAAQITPENPNWFQGTADAVRQYLWLIKEWEVDEYLILSGDHLYRMDYSQFIQRHRDTNADITLSVLPIDEKRASDFGLMKLDGSGRVVEFSEKPKGDELKAMQVDTTILGLDPVAAASQPYIASMGIYVFKREVLIDLLSQHPEQTDFGKEVIPAAATRYNTQAFLFNDYWEDIGTIASFYEANLALTQQPSPPFSFYDEQAPIYTRARYLPPTKLLDCQVTQSIIGEGCILKQCTVQNSVLGIRSRIEADCVIQDALLMGADFYETSELRHQNRANGKVPMGIGSGTTIRRAIIDKNAHIGQNVQIVNKDHVEEADREDLGFMIRSGIVVVVKGAFIPDNTVI, translated from the coding sequence GTGAAAAACGTCCTGGCGATCATTCTCGGTGGAGGCGCTGGCAGCCGCCTCTATCCACTGACCAAACAGCGGGCTAAACCGGCGGTGCCCTTGGCTGGCAAATACCGCCTGATCGACATTCCCGTCAGCAACTGCATCAACGCTGATATCAATAAGATCTATGTGCTGACGCAGTTCAACTCTGCCTCGCTGAACCGTCACCTCAGCCAGACCTACAACCTTTCCAGTGGCTTTGGCAATGGCTTTGTCGAGGTCCTAGCTGCTCAAATTACGCCTGAAAACCCCAATTGGTTCCAAGGCACTGCTGATGCAGTACGTCAGTACCTCTGGCTGATTAAAGAGTGGGAAGTGGATGAGTATCTGATCCTGTCCGGGGATCACCTCTACCGCATGGACTATAGCCAGTTCATCCAACGGCACCGCGATACCAACGCCGACATCACGCTCTCGGTCTTGCCGATCGATGAAAAACGCGCCTCTGATTTTGGCTTGATGAAGCTGGATGGCAGCGGTCGTGTAGTTGAGTTCAGCGAAAAACCGAAAGGGGATGAACTCAAGGCCATGCAAGTCGATACCACGATCCTCGGCCTCGATCCCGTCGCAGCAGCGTCCCAGCCCTACATCGCTTCGATGGGCATTTACGTCTTCAAGCGCGAAGTCCTGATTGACCTGCTCAGTCAGCATCCCGAGCAGACGGACTTTGGCAAGGAAGTGATTCCCGCCGCGGCAACGCGCTACAACACCCAAGCCTTCTTGTTCAACGACTACTGGGAGGACATCGGTACGATCGCCTCGTTCTACGAAGCCAACCTAGCGCTGACCCAGCAACCCAGCCCTCCCTTCAGCTTCTACGACGAGCAAGCACCGATCTACACCCGTGCCCGCTATCTGCCGCCCACCAAGCTGCTTGATTGCCAAGTCACTCAGTCGATCATTGGCGAGGGTTGCATCCTCAAACAGTGCACCGTTCAAAACTCGGTGTTGGGCATCCGTTCACGGATTGAGGCGGACTGCGTGATCCAAGACGCCTTGCTGATGGGCGCAGACTTCTACGAAACGTCGGAGCTCCGCCATCAAAATCGCGCCAACGGCAAAGTACCGATGGGTATTGGCAGTGGCACCACGATTCGTCGCGCCATCATCGACAAAAATGCCCACATTGGCCAGAACGTCCAGATCGTCAACAAAGACCATGTGGAAGAAGCCGATCGCGAAGACCTTGGCTTCATGATCCGTAGCGGCATTGTTGTTGTCGTTAAAGGGGCATTCATTCCCGACAACACGGTGATCTAG
- the rpe gene encoding ribulose-phosphate 3-epimerase, whose protein sequence is MSQKSVVIAPSILSADFSRLGDDVRAVDQAGADWIHVDVMDGRFVPNITIGPLIVEALRPVTQKPLDVHLMIVEPEKYVPNFAKAGADIISVQAEACPHLHRNLAQIKDLGKQAGVVLNPSTPVETLEYVLELCDLILIMSVNPGFGGQSFIPAVLPKIRKLRAMCDERGLDPWIEVDGGLKANNTWQVLEAGANAIVAGSAVFNAPDYAEAIAAIRNSKRPELVTA, encoded by the coding sequence ATGTCGCAAAAATCCGTTGTTATTGCTCCGTCCATTCTGTCAGCGGATTTCAGCCGCTTGGGCGACGATGTCCGCGCTGTTGATCAGGCTGGCGCTGACTGGATCCACGTTGACGTGATGGATGGTCGCTTTGTCCCTAACATCACGATTGGCCCGCTGATTGTGGAAGCGCTGCGCCCCGTGACTCAAAAGCCCCTCGACGTTCACCTGATGATTGTCGAGCCGGAAAAATACGTCCCCAACTTTGCAAAAGCAGGTGCTGACATCATCTCTGTGCAAGCAGAAGCTTGCCCCCACCTGCACCGCAACTTGGCGCAGATCAAAGACCTGGGCAAGCAAGCGGGTGTGGTCCTCAATCCCTCCACACCAGTGGAAACGCTGGAATATGTCCTGGAGCTGTGCGATCTAATCCTGATCATGAGCGTCAACCCCGGCTTCGGCGGCCAAAGCTTCATTCCGGCCGTGCTGCCAAAAATCCGTAAGCTGCGCGCCATGTGCGATGAGCGTGGCCTCGATCCCTGGATCGAAGTCGATGGCGGTTTGAAAGCGAATAACACCTGGCAAGTGCTGGAAGCTGGTGCCAACGCGATCGTGGCGGGCTCGGCTGTCTTCAATGCGCCGGACTATGCAGAAGCGATCGCAGCGATCCGCAACAGCAAGCGTCCAGAACTGGTCACTGCCTAA
- a CDS encoding bestrophin family protein, which yields MAEIPQTEAYSWIRSSLRLRGSVVPIILPQVIYSSLFGVVVAWVHTNGFSLDLPALSSLIPNIVLGLLLVFRTNTAYERFWEGRRIWGTQINLTRNLARLMWVEIPHSDRAAEQQLRQATGWLVALSIVMKQWLRRQPLEAEELNDLVSPAEYQQLLRSPHPVLEVALWIDRYLQQQLQRGLAVYQLNEQKRLLNGLIDCLGGCERIRNTPMPLAYSVHLKQLMLIYCFTMPLQLVGSLGWRMPLVVGIISFALLGIEAIGHEIENPFGMDANDLRLEQFCNTLRSNLQPFLPDGTIERSPLQQLPNPAPTGTLLPAVIPPNRDRPS from the coding sequence ATGGCTGAAATCCCCCAGACCGAAGCCTATAGCTGGATTCGGAGCTCTCTGCGACTCCGTGGCTCGGTGGTGCCCATCATCTTGCCGCAGGTGATCTATAGCAGCCTCTTTGGAGTGGTGGTCGCTTGGGTTCACACCAACGGCTTCTCCTTGGACTTACCAGCGCTGAGTAGCCTCATTCCCAACATCGTCTTGGGTCTGCTGTTGGTCTTTCGCACCAACACTGCCTACGAGCGCTTTTGGGAAGGACGGCGGATTTGGGGCACACAAATTAATTTGACGCGGAATTTAGCACGGTTGATGTGGGTTGAAATTCCCCACAGCGATCGCGCTGCTGAGCAGCAACTCCGGCAAGCCACGGGCTGGCTAGTCGCCTTAAGCATCGTCATGAAGCAGTGGTTACGGCGCCAGCCCCTTGAAGCCGAGGAACTGAATGATCTCGTCAGTCCCGCTGAATATCAGCAGCTCCTGCGATCGCCCCATCCAGTCCTAGAAGTGGCGCTATGGATTGATCGCTACCTGCAACAGCAGCTGCAGCGCGGGCTTGCGGTTTATCAACTCAATGAGCAAAAGCGGCTGTTAAACGGCCTGATCGACTGTCTCGGAGGCTGCGAACGCATCCGCAATACCCCCATGCCTTTGGCTTACAGCGTTCACCTCAAGCAGCTGATGCTGATCTACTGCTTCACCATGCCGCTGCAGTTGGTGGGCAGTTTGGGCTGGCGTATGCCGTTGGTGGTGGGCATCATCAGCTTTGCCCTGCTGGGAATTGAGGCAATCGGCCATGAAATCGAAAATCCCTTCGGGATGGATGCCAACGACCTCCGGCTTGAGCAGTTTTGCAACACCCTGCGCAGTAACCTCCAGCCTTTTTTGCCAGACGGCACGATTGAGCGATCGCCGCTCCAACAACTGCCAAACCCAGCACCAACAGGAACGCTACTGCCTGCAGTGATTCCACCCAACCGCGATCGCCCTTCCTAA
- the aat gene encoding leucyl/phenylalanyl-tRNA--protein transferase, translated as MIATTIATDFCRTVTPSEIATVIDYYSRGWFLMADEECGDLGWYRSRDRCLMPLDQRFRYPRSLQRVLNQQRFEFAISRDFQGTIAGCADRPSTWISDDLAEIYQQLQQHGWALSWEAWQGDRLVGGILGIAIGSLFIGESMFYREPEASKAALVTLVQSLRQGGWQVFDVQLTNPHLERFGSFCISDRGYCQQIQTAVAQPAQLLTPTGDRFSSHSHSPAASNHG; from the coding sequence ATGATTGCCACAACTATAGCGACGGACTTCTGCAGGACTGTGACGCCGTCAGAAATCGCAACGGTGATTGACTATTACTCTCGCGGCTGGTTCCTGATGGCGGATGAGGAGTGCGGCGATTTGGGCTGGTATCGCAGTCGCGATCGCTGTCTGATGCCGTTGGATCAGCGCTTTCGCTACCCGCGATCGCTGCAGCGGGTATTGAACCAACAGCGGTTTGAGTTTGCCATCAGCCGTGACTTTCAGGGCACGATCGCCGGCTGTGCCGATCGCCCCAGCACTTGGATTTCCGATGACTTGGCAGAGATTTACCAACAGCTCCAGCAGCACGGTTGGGCTTTGAGCTGGGAAGCTTGGCAGGGCGATCGCTTGGTAGGCGGCATCTTAGGCATTGCGATCGGCTCCCTATTCATCGGCGAGTCGATGTTTTACCGCGAACCCGAGGCCTCCAAAGCGGCCCTTGTGACGCTCGTTCAGTCCTTGCGTCAAGGCGGCTGGCAAGTGTTTGACGTACAGCTGACCAATCCTCACCTCGAACGGTTTGGCAGTTTTTGCATTAGCGATCGCGGGTACTGCCAGCAGATCCAAACAGCTGTGGCTCAACCCGCTCAGTTGCTGACTCCCACAGGCGATCGCTTCTCTAGCCACTCTCACTCACCTGCAGCATCTAACCATGGCTGA
- a CDS encoding 1,2-dihydroxy-3-keto-5-methylthiopentene dioxygenase — protein MTVLTIYREDLPEQPLTHTTDAAEIAALLAQQGLRFERWPAQAELADDATPEQILTAYAPEIDRVKTEGGYITVDAISLRPDHPDRAALRQKFLAEHIHSEDEVRFFVAGQGLFSLHLGDRVYALLCTQNDWISVPAGTRHWFDMGSQPYFTALRFFNNPEGWVAQFTGSEIASQFPLLP, from the coding sequence ATGACTGTTTTAACGATCTATCGCGAAGATCTACCCGAGCAACCCCTGACCCACACCACAGATGCGGCTGAGATCGCTGCCCTGCTTGCCCAACAAGGATTGCGGTTTGAACGTTGGCCCGCTCAGGCGGAGCTGGCCGATGATGCCACGCCGGAGCAGATTCTGACGGCCTACGCCCCCGAAATCGATCGCGTCAAAACTGAAGGCGGCTACATCACCGTCGATGCGATTAGCCTGCGACCTGATCATCCCGATCGCGCTGCTCTCCGGCAAAAGTTTCTAGCAGAACATATCCACAGCGAAGACGAAGTCCGCTTTTTTGTCGCGGGACAAGGCTTGTTCTCGCTGCATCTGGGCGATCGTGTCTATGCGCTGCTCTGCACGCAAAATGACTGGATCAGTGTTCCGGCGGGTACACGCCACTGGTTCGACATGGGCAGTCAGCCCTACTTCACGGCTCTGCGTTTCTTTAACAATCCCGAAGGCTGGGTCGCCCAGTTTACCGGCAGTGAAATTGCCAGCCAGTTCCCGCTTCTGCCCTGA
- a CDS encoding NADH-quinone oxidoreductase subunit M, whose protein sequence is MLSALIWLPIVAATVLLCWPGTLTAVWAQRSAAIAAGAALAIAIALFFQFDPQIHDWQLLEQLPWIEQLGLGYRLGVDGLSLPLVGLNALLTFLIIAGLDRQEQRSRLYYGLMLLLSGAVSGAFLAQDLLLFFVFYEVELIPLYLLISIWGGARRGYAATKFLIYTALSGALLLIGFLALTILSGAGSFAYNPNLAAVLPIAQQVTLLVLILVAFGIKTPIVPFHTWLPDAHVEASTPVSMILAGVLLKLGTYGILRFGLGLFPQVWPLVAPWLAGLAVISTLYGSLSAIVQQDMKKMVAYSSIGHMGYILLAAAAATPLSLLGAVCQMVSHGLISALLFLEVGFVYSRTGTRDLRVLQGLLTPERGLPIVGSLMILAVMASGGLPGMVGFIAEFMIFRGSFSIFTVQTLFCMVGTGLTSVYFLLLVNRAFFGRLPEQMETLPNVALREHIPALILATLIVIFGVQPQWLVVWTEPATAALGNLAVIASRALDWMT, encoded by the coding sequence ATGCTCAGTGCCCTGATTTGGCTGCCAATCGTGGCGGCAACAGTGCTGCTCTGCTGGCCAGGAACACTAACAGCAGTGTGGGCACAGCGGTCTGCAGCGATCGCGGCTGGGGCAGCGTTGGCGATCGCGATCGCACTCTTTTTCCAATTCGATCCCCAAATCCACGACTGGCAACTTCTGGAGCAACTGCCTTGGATTGAGCAGCTGGGGCTGGGCTATCGCCTCGGGGTCGATGGCCTGTCGCTGCCTTTAGTGGGCTTGAATGCCCTGCTTACCTTTTTGATCATTGCGGGACTCGATCGCCAAGAACAGCGATCGCGCCTCTATTACGGCTTGATGTTGTTGCTCAGCGGCGCGGTGTCTGGGGCATTTCTCGCTCAAGACCTACTGCTGTTCTTCGTCTTCTACGAAGTGGAGCTGATCCCGCTCTACCTGCTGATCTCGATTTGGGGCGGGGCGCGTCGCGGCTATGCGGCCACGAAATTCCTGATCTACACTGCGCTTTCGGGGGCGCTGCTGCTGATTGGCTTCCTGGCTCTGACGATTCTCAGTGGGGCGGGTAGCTTTGCCTATAACCCCAATCTGGCTGCGGTCTTGCCTATTGCCCAGCAAGTGACGCTGCTGGTGCTGATTTTGGTGGCCTTTGGGATCAAAACTCCGATCGTGCCCTTCCACACGTGGTTGCCCGATGCCCACGTCGAAGCCTCAACGCCAGTCTCAATGATTTTGGCAGGGGTGCTGCTGAAACTTGGAACCTATGGCATCTTGCGCTTTGGCCTTGGCCTCTTTCCCCAAGTTTGGCCCCTCGTTGCACCCTGGCTGGCTGGGCTGGCGGTGATCAGCACCCTCTATGGCTCCTTGAGTGCGATTGTGCAGCAGGACATGAAGAAGATGGTGGCCTACAGCTCGATTGGCCACATGGGCTACATCCTGTTGGCGGCAGCCGCGGCAACGCCTCTCAGCCTGCTCGGCGCAGTTTGCCAAATGGTCAGCCATGGCTTGATCTCAGCCTTGCTCTTTTTGGAGGTGGGGTTTGTTTACAGCCGTACTGGTACGCGCGATCTACGGGTGCTGCAGGGTTTGCTAACCCCTGAGCGGGGTCTGCCCATCGTTGGTAGCTTGATGATTCTGGCTGTGATGGCCAGCGGTGGTTTGCCGGGGATGGTCGGCTTTATTGCAGAGTTCATGATTTTTCGAGGCAGCTTCTCGATCTTTACGGTGCAGACGCTGTTCTGCATGGTCGGTACGGGCTTGACCTCGGTCTACTTCCTACTCCTAGTCAACCGAGCCTTCTTTGGACGACTACCGGAGCAGATGGAAACCCTGCCGAATGTGGCGCTGCGAGAGCATATCCCTGCGTTAATCTTGGCCACCCTGATTGTGATCTTTGGCGTGCAGCCCCAGTGGCTGGTGGTTTGGACAGAACCAGCAACTGCTGCCTTGGGCAATTTGGCAGTGATTGCCAGCCGAGCCTTGGATTGGATGACCTAG
- a CDS encoding mechanosensitive ion channel family protein, giving the protein MSLQGYPYRTGRRVRWAWLCALGLMLAIAWPTAAQIAPTLPSTSNPPSQVKRFGNVEVAPVRLPLLQTPLVEVTAPTVYDRSDPAQQQASVEQRAAQVSANLNRGLDRFRDAGRIQVVVSQLNGEPILLLSDGQSQPIRLVTVTSLDAEYNGLSQAELAEQWRSQIQAAIERSRQVLSPRQWFVTLREVARILLIAAIATLIFWGIQRELNYRAAQLEAQQRAAAAAAIESEAPPEPAESEPVSRLLLQRSRLLNRLRHSGSLEGQLSWNQGLRWLLFWLLIAIWYWASFRIITVTPILDQFRDEWLNVPIRLMGLWFASGIAIRIAHLLIERSAKAWDRTNLLAVEGDQRRRDLRITTIVRASKGLATVLIVFAVLLAVLNTLGLPASSVLAGSAILGLAISFGSQSLVKDLVNGCLILVEDQFAVGDVINLNGQGGLVETLNLRVTQIRDAEGGLITIPNSTISQVRNLSRTWSRVDFNLEVGWENNVDRVLACLQQVTEQLYAEPEWQALICEPPEVLGVDAITHQGLLIKVWIKTQPLMQWKVGRELRRRVHQALQAANISIGRPQTVCYWPELEGQKPSAEAIARGQR; this is encoded by the coding sequence GTGAGTTTGCAGGGGTATCCCTATCGAACGGGACGACGAGTGCGCTGGGCCTGGTTATGTGCTTTGGGGCTCATGCTGGCGATCGCTTGGCCCACGGCTGCCCAGATAGCCCCAACCCTGCCATCTACCAGCAATCCACCGTCTCAAGTGAAGCGTTTTGGCAATGTTGAGGTGGCACCGGTCCGGCTCCCGCTGTTGCAAACGCCGCTGGTGGAGGTGACGGCCCCAACCGTCTATGACCGTAGCGATCCGGCCCAGCAGCAGGCCAGTGTTGAACAACGGGCCGCTCAAGTCAGTGCCAATCTCAATCGCGGCCTCGATCGCTTTCGGGATGCTGGCCGGATTCAGGTCGTGGTGTCGCAGCTCAATGGTGAGCCGATTCTGTTGTTAAGCGATGGGCAGTCCCAGCCGATCCGTTTGGTGACGGTCACAAGTTTGGATGCGGAATACAACGGTTTGAGCCAAGCGGAGCTGGCTGAACAATGGCGATCGCAGATCCAAGCGGCAATTGAACGATCGCGCCAAGTTCTCTCACCGCGCCAGTGGTTTGTGACCCTTCGGGAGGTGGCTCGGATTCTGCTGATTGCGGCGATCGCGACCCTGATCTTTTGGGGTATTCAGCGGGAGTTAAACTATCGTGCTGCTCAACTTGAAGCACAGCAACGGGCCGCTGCCGCTGCTGCGATCGAGTCTGAAGCTCCCCCCGAGCCTGCTGAATCGGAGCCAGTGAGTCGGCTCCTGCTGCAGCGATCGCGGCTGCTCAATCGCTTGCGTCATTCGGGCAGTTTGGAAGGCCAGTTGAGCTGGAACCAAGGCTTGCGCTGGCTGCTGTTCTGGCTGCTGATTGCGATTTGGTACTGGGCAAGTTTCCGGATTATCACCGTCACGCCGATACTCGACCAGTTCCGTGACGAATGGTTGAATGTGCCGATTCGGCTAATGGGTCTTTGGTTTGCGAGCGGTATCGCCATTCGCATTGCCCATTTGCTGATCGAGCGATCGGCCAAGGCTTGGGATCGCACGAATCTTTTGGCTGTTGAGGGCGATCAACGGCGGCGCGATCTGCGGATTACCACGATTGTTCGTGCCTCCAAGGGGCTGGCGACGGTGCTGATCGTGTTTGCCGTGCTGCTAGCTGTGCTCAATACCTTGGGCTTGCCCGCAAGCTCAGTTCTCGCCGGTAGTGCCATTTTGGGTTTGGCGATTTCCTTTGGCTCCCAGAGCTTGGTCAAAGACCTGGTCAACGGTTGTTTGATTTTGGTCGAAGATCAATTCGCTGTTGGTGACGTGATTAACCTCAATGGTCAGGGTGGCTTAGTCGAAACCCTGAACCTGCGCGTCACCCAAATTCGCGATGCCGAAGGGGGGCTGATCACGATTCCTAACAGCACCATTTCCCAAGTCCGCAATCTTTCGCGCACCTGGTCTCGGGTCGATTTCAATCTAGAAGTGGGTTGGGAAAATAATGTCGATCGCGTTTTGGCCTGTCTGCAACAGGTTACAGAGCAGCTTTATGCCGAGCCAGAGTGGCAAGCTCTGATCTGTGAGCCGCCAGAAGTGCTTGGCGTGGATGCCATCACCCATCAAGGTTTGCTGATTAAGGTCTGGATCAAAACTCAACCGCTCATGCAGTGGAAAGTGGGGCGTGAATTGCGGCGGCGCGTCCACCAGGCACTACAAGCCGCCAACATCAGCATCGGCCGTCCTCAAACCGTTTGTTACTGGCCCGAACTGGAGGGACAGAAGCCGTCTGCAGAGGCGATCGCCCGAGGTCAACGCTGA